A window from Triplophysa dalaica isolate WHDGS20190420 chromosome 3, ASM1584641v1, whole genome shotgun sequence encodes these proteins:
- the LOC130417625 gene encoding tripartite motif-containing protein 16-like protein: MCTFDKMAEASILWAQDQFSCSICLDLLKDPVTINCGHSYCMSCITDCWNQDDQKRVYSCPQCRQTFTPRPALVKNIMLADVVEKLKMTRLLKTYRAAPSYAGPEDVECDVCTGRKHKAVKSCLVCFESYCQTHFERHEEFRSGKRHKVIDATGKLKQMICSQHDKQLEIYCRTDNQCICYLCTMDEHRNHDTVAAVLERREKETIWEGTQRKYQQRVQEKEKELLELREAVKTHKRSGRTAVEDTERIFTELIRSIERRRSEVIQLIRDQERTAVSRAEGLLKELEQEIEDLRRRHDEMEQLSHTEDHITFLKNFQSFSAPPESTDNFIINSVSSFDDVGKSVSQLKDKLKEICKEGIEKISAGVRCNKIVLSKEPETKEEFHQYLHHPTLDANTAQNNISLSEGNRVASCTKTVQEYTDHPDRFDYRYQVLCSESVCGRCYWEVEWSGSAGVSISVSYKSISRKGKKDDYAFGKNNQSWRLFCSPSKCSFWHNKRGRILALPFSSCRIGVYVDHSAGILSFYSVSDTMTLIHRVHTTFTQPLYPGFGFNLKTSVKLF, encoded by the exons ATGTGCACATTCGATAAGATGGCAGAAGCTAGTATTTTATGGGCTCAGGATCAGTTCAGCTGTTCAATCTGTctggatctactgaaggatccagtgACTATTAACTGTGGACACAGTTACTGTATGAGCTGTATTACAGACTGCTGGAATCAGGATGATCAGAAGAGAGTTTATAGCTGCCCTCAGTGCAGACAGACCTTCACTCCAAGACCtgctttggttaaaaacatCATGCTGGCTGATGTAGTGGAGAAACTGAAGATGACAAGACTTCTGAAAACTTATCGAGCTGCTCCCAGTTATGCTGGACCTGAAGATGTGGAGTGTGACGTCTGTACTGGGAGAAAACACAAAGCTGTAAAGTCATGTCTGGTGTGTTTTGAATCTTACTGTCAAACTCACTTTGAACGACATGAAGAATTTCGCTCAGGTAAACGACACAAAGTGATCGATGCCACTGGAAAACTCAAGCAGATGATCTGCTCTCAACATGATAAACAGCTGGAGATCTACTGTCGCACTGACAATCAATGCATTTGTTATCTGTGTACGATGGATGAACATAGAAATCATGACACTGTTGCAGCTGTAttagagaggagagagaaagaa ACAATTTGGGaaggaacacagagaaaatacCAGCAGAGAGTCcaggagaaagagaaggagCTTCTGGAGCTGAGAGAGGCTGTGAAGACACACAAG CGATCTGGACGGACGGCAGTGGAGGACACTGAGAGGATCTTTACTGAACTGATTCGCTCCATTGAGAGGAGACGCTCTGAGGTGATACAactgatcagagatcaggaaAGGACTGCAGTGAGTCGAGCTGAAGGACTCTTGAAGGAACTGGAGCAGGAGATTGAAGATCTGAGGAGGAGACATGATGAGATGGAGCAGCTTTCACACACAGAAGATCATATTACTTTTCTCAAG AATTTCCAGTCTTTTTCTGCACCCCCTGAATCTACAGACAACTTTATCATCAATTCTGTTTCCTCTTTTGATGACGTGGGAAAATCTGTCTCTCAGCTGAAGGACAAACTGAAAGAAATCTGTAAAGAGGGAATAGAAAAGATATCTGCTGGAg TAAGATGCAACAAAATTGTCCTCTCCAAAGAACCAGAGACTAAGGAGGAGTTCCATCAAT ATTTACATCACCCCACTTTGGATGCAAACACAGCACAAAACAATATCAGTCTTTCTGAGGGGAACAGAGTGGCTTCTTGTACTAAAACAGTCCAAGAGTATactgatcatccagacagatttgattACCGGTATCAGGTGTTGTGTAGTGAGAGTGTAtgtggacgctgttactgggaggttGAGTGGAGTGGGAGTGCAGGTGTCTCAATATCAGTGTCATACAAGAGCATCAGCAGAAAGGGAAAAAAAGATGACTATGCATTTGGGAAAAACAATCAGTCCTGGAGACTGTTCTGCTCTCCCTCTAAATGCTCGTTCTGGCACAATAAAAGAGGGAGGATTCTCGCTTTACCATTCAGTTCTTGTAGAATAGGAGTGTATGTGGATCACAGTGCAGGAattctgtccttctacagcgtctctgacacaatgACCCTCATCCACAGAGTCCACACCACCTTCACTCAACCTCTCTATCCTGGATTTGGGTTTAATCTAAAAACATCAGTGAAACTTTTTTAG
- the ftr54 gene encoding finTRIM family, member 54, with product MAESRLSVSQDQLTCSICLDLLNDPVTIPSGHSFCMSCISRSWDQDNWNTLYRCPQCRQTFTPRPALNKNVVIAQMVANLNRTQRQTNDVSPCYADFGDVECDVCTSVRKRKAVKSCLVCLNSFCQSHLQQHESLFEGERHYLMDAVEKLEEMICPKHDKLLEAYCHTDKESICSLCMRDEHKQHDVAPVARIMTQSSSSLSVPHGSTDFLSANVGSCPNVRKSFSKKLKKKIDNFLNLEMVAVSGQIICYKNNITDGPKNRNQILQYLHVLSMDSNTNNEILHLSDGNRVAGNTDRVQQYPDHPERFDSWPQVLCKESVCGRCYWEVEWSGDLGVEISVSYKSISRKGWGEECKFGCNDQSWSLHCSPSKFTFCANNKEIKLNVNYRPSRIGVYVDYNAGTVQFFKISDKMKLIYMFQIKCSQPLFPGFRIYFGSAVKLCDPARNCG from the exons ATGGCAGAATCCCGTCTTTCAGTTTCTCAGGACCAGCTTACCTGCTCAATCTGTCTGGATCTACTGAACGATCCAGTGACCATTCCCAGTGGACACAGTTTCTGTATGAGCTGTATTTCACGCTCCTGGGATCAGGATAATTGGAATACCCTTTACCGCTGTCCTCAGTGCAGACAGACCTTCACTCCAAGACCAGCTTTAAATAAGAACGTGGTGATTGCACAAATGGTGGCAAACCTGAACAGAACACAACGCCAGACTAATGATGTTTCTCCTTGTTATGCAGATTTTGGAGATGTGGAGTGTGACGTTTGTACATCTGTTAGAAAACGCAAAGCCGTCAAGTCATGTCTGGTGTGTCTAAATTCTTTCTGTCAAAGTCACCTTCAGCAACACGAGAGTCTCTTTGAAGGTGAGCGACACTATTTGATGGATGCTGTTGAAAAACTCGAGGAGATGATCTGTCCAAAACACGATAAACTTTTGGAGGCTTACTGTCATACTGACAAGGAAAGTATCTGTTCGCTGTGCATGAGAGATGAGCATAAACAACATGATGTGGCACCTGTAGCACGGATAATGACACAG AGTTCCTCGTCTCTTTCTGTCCCTCATGGATCAACAGACTTTTTGAGCGCTAATGTCGGTTCTTGTCCAAATGTGAGAAAATCTTTCTCTaagaaactgaagaaaaaaattgataattttCTTAATTTGGAAATGGTGGCTGTATCTGGTCAAA TAATATgctacaaaaataatattactgATGGACCCAAGAACAGGAATCAGATCTTACAGT ATTTGCATGTCCTCTCAATGGATTCCAACACAAATAATGAAATCCTTCATCTATCGGATGGGAACCGAGTGGCTGGTAACACTGATAGAGTCCAGCagtatcctgatcatccagaaAGATTTGACTCTTGGCCTCAGGTGTTGTGTAAAGAGAGTGTGTGcggacgctgttactgggaggtCGAGTGGAGTGGAGATTTAGGGGTGGAAATATCAGTGTCCTATAAGAGCATCAGCAGAAAAGGATGGGGTGAGGAGTGTAAATTTGGATGTAATGATCAGTCCTGGAGTTTGCATTGCTCTCCTtccaaattcacattttgtgcAAATAACAAAGAGATTAAACTCAATGTAAACTACAGGCCTTCTAGAATAGGGGTGTATGTGGATTATAATGCAGGAACTGTGCAGTTCTTTAAAATCTCTGACAAAATGAAACTCATCTACATGTTCCAGATAAAATGTTCTCAACCGCTCTTTCCAGGTTTCAGGATTTATTTTGGTTCGGCAGTGAAACTGTGTGATCCAGCAAGAAACTGTGGATAA
- the LOC130417626 gene encoding LOW QUALITY PROTEIN: tripartite motif-containing protein 16-like protein (The sequence of the model RefSeq protein was modified relative to this genomic sequence to represent the inferred CDS: inserted 1 base in 1 codon), producing MAEASILVTQDQFSCSICLELLKDPVTINCGHSYCMSCITDCWNQEDQKRVYSCPQCRQTFTPRPALNKNVVLAETLEKLKTTEVCSGPGDVECDVCIGRKRKAVKSCLVCLESYCQTHFECHEVFRSSKRHKVTDATGRLQEMICSQHDRLLEIFCRTDQKCICLMCTMDEHKNHDTVPAAAERAVKEKQNGEMHRKFQNRIQEKQKELQELREIVDAHKRSAQKLVEDTERIFTELIRSIKRRRSEVIQLIRDQEKTAVSRAEGLLKDLEQEIEDLRRRHDEMEKLSHTEDHIRFLQSFRSFSAPPESPYISTSSSVLSFDEMEKSVSRLQEKFEDFCKAIKMSTRVKSFRIILSAEPNTRDEFLQYFHHFTLDSDTVHKHLCLSDGNTVATCTETVQQYPDHSDRFDCWPQVLCREGVCGRCYWEVEWSGSLGVGIAMSYRXISRKGSGQECKFGYYDYSWRLFCSPSGYIYNLDTKNTNVPLTSSSCRIGVYVDHSAGILSFYSVSDTMTLIHRVHTTFTQPLYPGFGINKDSTVKLCNLPT from the exons atggcAGAAGCCAGTATTTTAGTGACTCAGGATCAGTTCAGCTGTTCAATCTGTCTGGAgctactgaaggatccagtgACTATTAACTGTGGACACAGTTACTGTATGAGCTGTATTACAGACTGCTGGAATCAGGAGGATCAGAAGAGAGTTTATAGCTGCCCTCAGTGCAGACAGACCTTCACTCCAAGAcctgcattaaataaaaatgtggtgCTTGCTGAGACATTGGAGAAGCTAAAGACCACAGAGGTGTGCAGTGGACCTGGAGATGTAGAGTGTGACGTTTGCATTGGGAGGAAACGCAAAGCTGTCAAATCTTGCCTGGTGTGTCTGGAATCCTACTGTCAAACTCATTTCGAGTGTCATGAGGTTTTTCGCTCCAGCAAGCGGCATAAAGTGACCGATGCCACAGGAAGACTTCAGGAGATGATCTGCTCTCAACATGACAGACTGCTCGAGATTTTCTGTCGCACTGatcagaaatgtatttgtttgatgTGTACAATGGACGAGCACAAAAACCATGACACTGTTCCAGCTGCAGCAGAGAGAGCAGTAAAAGAG AAGCAGAATGGAGAGATGCACCGAAAATTCCAGAATAGAATCCAAGAGAAACAAAAGGAGCTTCAGGAGCTAAGAGAGATTGTGGATGCTCACAAG CGCTCCGCACAGAAATTAGTGGAGGACACTGAGAGGATCTTTACTGAACTGATTCGCTCCATTAAGAGAAGACGCTCTGAGGTGATAcagctgatcagagatcaggaaAAGACTGCAGTGAGTCGAGCTGAAGGACTCTTGAAGGATCTGGAGCAGGAGATTGAAGATCTGAGGAGGAGACATGATGAGATGGAGAAGCTTTCACACACAGAAGATCACATCCGATTCCTCCAG aGTTTCCGATCTTTCTCTGCACCCCCCGAATCACCATACATCAGCACTTCCAGTTCTGTCCTCTCTTTTGATGAGATGGAAAAATCTGTCTCTCGTCTACAAGAGAAATTTGAGGATTTTTGTAAAGCGATAAAGATGTCTACCAGAG tgaaGTCATTCAGAATCATTCTCTCTGCTGAACCAAACACAAGGGACGAGTTCTTACAGT ATTTTCATCATTTTACTCTGGATTCAGACACAGTGCATAaacatctctgtctgtctgatggAAACACAGTGGCCACCTGTACTGAGACAGTCCAGCAGTATCCAGATCATTCAGACAGATTTGACTGCTGGCCTCAAGTGTTGTGTAGAGAGGGTGTGtgtggacgctgttactgggaggttGAATGGAGTGGGAGTTTAGGGGTTGGTATAGCAATGTCATACA ACATCAGCAGAAAGGGAAGTGGCCAAGAGTGTAAATTTGGATATTATGATTATTCCTGGAGATTGTTCTGTTCTCCTTCTGGATACATATACAATCTCGATACCAAAAATACTAATGTTCCTTTAACCTCAAGTTCTTGTAGAATAGGAGTGTATGTGGATCACAGTGCAGGAattctgtccttctacagcgtctctgacacaatgACCCTCATCCACAGAGTCCACACCACCTTCACTCAACCTCTCTATCCTGGATTTGGCATAAATAAGGACTCAACAGTGAAACTGTGTAACTTACCAACATAG